The Bos taurus isolate L1 Dominette 01449 registration number 42190680 breed Hereford chromosome 18, ARS-UCD2.0, whole genome shotgun sequence genome has a window encoding:
- the LRFN3 gene encoding leucine-rich repeat and fibronectin type-III domain-containing protein 3 isoform X1 — MSLHKSLPRTLWTFGQPCPSLTSSSPADGISSRPPLPAMAVLPLLLCLLPLAPASSPPQPASPSPCPRRCRCQTQSLPLSVLCPGAGLLFVPPSLDRRAAELRLADNFIATVRRRDLANMTGLLHLSLSRNTIRHVAAGAFSDLRALRALHLDGNRLTSLGEGQLRGLVNLRHLILSNNQLAALAAGALDDCAETLEDLDLSYNNLEQLPWEALGRLGNVNTLGLDHNLLASVPAGAFSRLHKLARLDMTSNRLTTIPPDPLFSRLPLLARPRGSPASALVLAFGGNPLHCNCELVWLRRLAREDDLEACASPPALGGRYFWAVGEEEFVCEPPVVTHRSPPLAVPAGRPAALRCRAVGDPEPRVRWVSPQGRLLGNSSRARAFPNGTLELLVTEPGDGGIFTCIAANAAGEATAAVELTVGPPPPPQLANSTSCDPPRDGEPDALTPPSAASASASAKAAEAGPPTDRGVQVTEHGATAALIQWPDQRPIPGIRMYQIQYNSSADDILVYRMIPAESSSFLLTDLASGRTYDLCVLAVYEDSATGLTATRPVGCNRFSTEPALRPCGAPHAPFLGGTMIIALGGVIVASVLVFIFVLLMRYKVHGGQPPGKTKASAPVSSVCSQTNGALGPMPAPPAPEPSAPRAHTVVQLDCEPWGPSHEPMGP, encoded by the exons ATGTCCCTTCACAAGAGTCTACCTCGAACACTGTGGACATTTGGCCAGCCCTGCCCCTCTCTGACCTCCTCATCCCCAGCTGATGGCATCTCCAG CAGGCCGCCCCTGCCCGCGATGGCCGTCCTCCCGCTGCTCCTCTGCCTGCTGCCGCTGGCCCCTGCCTCATCTCCACCCCAGCCAGCCTCACCCAGCCCGTGTCCCCGGCGCTGCCGCTGCCAGACACAGTCCCTGCCCCTAAGCGTGCTGTGCCCGGGGGCAGGCCTCCTTTTCGTGCCACCCTCGCTGGACCGTCGGGCGGCCGAGCTGCGCCTGGCGGACAACTTCATCGCGACTGTGCGGCGCCGGGACCTGGCCAACATGACAGGCCTGCTGCACCTGAGCTTGTCCCGCAACACCATCCGCCACGTGGCCGCCGGCGCCTTCTCAGACCTGCGCGCCCTGCGCGCGCTGCACCTGGATGGCAACCGGCTGACCTCGCTGGGCGAGGGGCAGCTGCGCGGCCTGGTCAACCTGCGCCACCTCATCCTGAGCAACAACCAGCTGGCGGCCCTGGCGGCCGGGGCCCTGGACGACTGCGCCGAGACACTGGAGGACCTCGACCTCTCCTACAACAACCTGGAGCAGCTGCCCTGGGAGGCGCTGGGCCGCCTGGGCAACGTCAATACGCTGGGCCTCGACCACAACCTGCTGGCTTCCGTGCCCGCCGGCGCCTTTTCCCGCCTGCACAAGCTGGCACGGCTGGACATGACCTCCAACCGCCTGACCACCATCCCGCCGGACCCGCTCTTCTCCCGCCTGCCGCTGCTGGCCCGGCCCCGCGGCTCACCTGCTTCCGCCTTGGTGCTGGCCTTCGGCGGCAACCCCCTGCACTGCAACTGTGAGCTGGTGTGGCTGCGGCGGCTGGCGCGGGAGGATGACCTGGAGGCCTGCGCCTCCCCGCCGGCCCTGGGTGGCCGCTACTTCTGGGCAGTGGGTGAGGAGGAGTTTGTGTGCGAGCCCCCCGTGGTGACCCACCGCTCACCGCCCCTGGCTGTGCCTGCTGGTCGGCCAGCCGCCCTGCGCTGCCGGGCGGTGGGGGACCCCGAGCCCCGCGTGCGGTGGGTGTCACCCCAGGGCCGGCTGCTGGGCAACTCCAGCCGGGCGCGCGCCTTCCCCAACGGGACACTGGAGCTGCTGGTCACCGAGCCGGGAGATGGCGGCATCTTCACGTGCATCGCAGCCAACGCAGCTGGCGAGGCCACGGCCGCTGTTGAGCTGACCGTGGGTCCCCCACCGCCCCCTCAGCTAGCCAACAGCACCAGCTGTGACCCCCCGcgggacggggagcctgatgcCCTCACCCCGCCCTCTGCTgcttctgcctctgcctctgccaAGGCGGCTGAGGCTGGGCCCCCTACTGACCGTGGTGTCCAGGTGACGGAGCATGGTGCCACAGCGGCTCTCATCCAGTGGCCAGATCAGCGGCCTATCCCGGGCATCCGCATGTACCAGATCCAGTACAACAGCTCAGCCGACGACATCCTCGTGTACAG AATGATCCCGGCCGAGAGCAGCTCCTTCCTGTTGACGGACCTGGCGTCAGGCCGCACCTACGATCTGTGCGTGCTCGCCGTGTACGAGGACAGCGCCACGGGGCTGACCGCCACACGGCCGGTGGGCTGCAACCGTTTCTCCACCGAGCCGGCGCTGCGGCCCTGCGGGGCCCCACATGCGCCCTTCCTGGGCGGCACCATGATCATCGCGCTGGGGGGTGTCATCGTGGCCTCCGTCCTGGTCTTCATCTTCGTGCTGCTCATGCGCTACAAGGTGCACGGCGGCCAACCCCCCGGCAAGACCAAGGCTTCCGCGCCTGTCAGCAGCGTGTGCTCCCAAACCAACGGCGCCCTGGGCCCCATGCCGGCCCCGCCGGCCCCTGAGCCCTCTGCACCCAGGGCCCACACCGTGGTCCAGCTGGACTGTGAGCCGTGGGGGCCCAGCCACGAACCCATGGGACCCTAG
- the LRFN3 gene encoding leucine-rich repeat and fibronectin type-III domain-containing protein 3 isoform X2 translates to MSLHKSLPRTLWTFGQPCPSLTSSSPADGISRPPLPAMAVLPLLLCLLPLAPASSPPQPASPSPCPRRCRCQTQSLPLSVLCPGAGLLFVPPSLDRRAAELRLADNFIATVRRRDLANMTGLLHLSLSRNTIRHVAAGAFSDLRALRALHLDGNRLTSLGEGQLRGLVNLRHLILSNNQLAALAAGALDDCAETLEDLDLSYNNLEQLPWEALGRLGNVNTLGLDHNLLASVPAGAFSRLHKLARLDMTSNRLTTIPPDPLFSRLPLLARPRGSPASALVLAFGGNPLHCNCELVWLRRLAREDDLEACASPPALGGRYFWAVGEEEFVCEPPVVTHRSPPLAVPAGRPAALRCRAVGDPEPRVRWVSPQGRLLGNSSRARAFPNGTLELLVTEPGDGGIFTCIAANAAGEATAAVELTVGPPPPPQLANSTSCDPPRDGEPDALTPPSAASASASAKAAEAGPPTDRGVQVTEHGATAALIQWPDQRPIPGIRMYQIQYNSSADDILVYRMIPAESSSFLLTDLASGRTYDLCVLAVYEDSATGLTATRPVGCNRFSTEPALRPCGAPHAPFLGGTMIIALGGVIVASVLVFIFVLLMRYKVHGGQPPGKTKASAPVSSVCSQTNGALGPMPAPPAPEPSAPRAHTVVQLDCEPWGPSHEPMGP, encoded by the exons ATGTCCCTTCACAAGAGTCTACCTCGAACACTGTGGACATTTGGCCAGCCCTGCCCCTCTCTGACCTCCTCATCCCCAGCTGATGGCATCTCCAG GCCGCCCCTGCCCGCGATGGCCGTCCTCCCGCTGCTCCTCTGCCTGCTGCCGCTGGCCCCTGCCTCATCTCCACCCCAGCCAGCCTCACCCAGCCCGTGTCCCCGGCGCTGCCGCTGCCAGACACAGTCCCTGCCCCTAAGCGTGCTGTGCCCGGGGGCAGGCCTCCTTTTCGTGCCACCCTCGCTGGACCGTCGGGCGGCCGAGCTGCGCCTGGCGGACAACTTCATCGCGACTGTGCGGCGCCGGGACCTGGCCAACATGACAGGCCTGCTGCACCTGAGCTTGTCCCGCAACACCATCCGCCACGTGGCCGCCGGCGCCTTCTCAGACCTGCGCGCCCTGCGCGCGCTGCACCTGGATGGCAACCGGCTGACCTCGCTGGGCGAGGGGCAGCTGCGCGGCCTGGTCAACCTGCGCCACCTCATCCTGAGCAACAACCAGCTGGCGGCCCTGGCGGCCGGGGCCCTGGACGACTGCGCCGAGACACTGGAGGACCTCGACCTCTCCTACAACAACCTGGAGCAGCTGCCCTGGGAGGCGCTGGGCCGCCTGGGCAACGTCAATACGCTGGGCCTCGACCACAACCTGCTGGCTTCCGTGCCCGCCGGCGCCTTTTCCCGCCTGCACAAGCTGGCACGGCTGGACATGACCTCCAACCGCCTGACCACCATCCCGCCGGACCCGCTCTTCTCCCGCCTGCCGCTGCTGGCCCGGCCCCGCGGCTCACCTGCTTCCGCCTTGGTGCTGGCCTTCGGCGGCAACCCCCTGCACTGCAACTGTGAGCTGGTGTGGCTGCGGCGGCTGGCGCGGGAGGATGACCTGGAGGCCTGCGCCTCCCCGCCGGCCCTGGGTGGCCGCTACTTCTGGGCAGTGGGTGAGGAGGAGTTTGTGTGCGAGCCCCCCGTGGTGACCCACCGCTCACCGCCCCTGGCTGTGCCTGCTGGTCGGCCAGCCGCCCTGCGCTGCCGGGCGGTGGGGGACCCCGAGCCCCGCGTGCGGTGGGTGTCACCCCAGGGCCGGCTGCTGGGCAACTCCAGCCGGGCGCGCGCCTTCCCCAACGGGACACTGGAGCTGCTGGTCACCGAGCCGGGAGATGGCGGCATCTTCACGTGCATCGCAGCCAACGCAGCTGGCGAGGCCACGGCCGCTGTTGAGCTGACCGTGGGTCCCCCACCGCCCCCTCAGCTAGCCAACAGCACCAGCTGTGACCCCCCGcgggacggggagcctgatgcCCTCACCCCGCCCTCTGCTgcttctgcctctgcctctgccaAGGCGGCTGAGGCTGGGCCCCCTACTGACCGTGGTGTCCAGGTGACGGAGCATGGTGCCACAGCGGCTCTCATCCAGTGGCCAGATCAGCGGCCTATCCCGGGCATCCGCATGTACCAGATCCAGTACAACAGCTCAGCCGACGACATCCTCGTGTACAG AATGATCCCGGCCGAGAGCAGCTCCTTCCTGTTGACGGACCTGGCGTCAGGCCGCACCTACGATCTGTGCGTGCTCGCCGTGTACGAGGACAGCGCCACGGGGCTGACCGCCACACGGCCGGTGGGCTGCAACCGTTTCTCCACCGAGCCGGCGCTGCGGCCCTGCGGGGCCCCACATGCGCCCTTCCTGGGCGGCACCATGATCATCGCGCTGGGGGGTGTCATCGTGGCCTCCGTCCTGGTCTTCATCTTCGTGCTGCTCATGCGCTACAAGGTGCACGGCGGCCAACCCCCCGGCAAGACCAAGGCTTCCGCGCCTGTCAGCAGCGTGTGCTCCCAAACCAACGGCGCCCTGGGCCCCATGCCGGCCCCGCCGGCCCCTGAGCCCTCTGCACCCAGGGCCCACACCGTGGTCCAGCTGGACTGTGAGCCGTGGGGGCCCAGCCACGAACCCATGGGACCCTAG
- the LRFN3 gene encoding leucine-rich repeat and fibronectin type-III domain-containing protein 3 precursor: MAVLPLLLCLLPLAPASSPPQPASPSPCPRRCRCQTQSLPLSVLCPGAGLLFVPPSLDRRAAELRLADNFIATVRRRDLANMTGLLHLSLSRNTIRHVAAGAFSDLRALRALHLDGNRLTSLGEGQLRGLVNLRHLILSNNQLAALAAGALDDCAETLEDLDLSYNNLEQLPWEALGRLGNVNTLGLDHNLLASVPAGAFSRLHKLARLDMTSNRLTTIPPDPLFSRLPLLARPRGSPASALVLAFGGNPLHCNCELVWLRRLAREDDLEACASPPALGGRYFWAVGEEEFVCEPPVVTHRSPPLAVPAGRPAALRCRAVGDPEPRVRWVSPQGRLLGNSSRARAFPNGTLELLVTEPGDGGIFTCIAANAAGEATAAVELTVGPPPPPQLANSTSCDPPRDGEPDALTPPSAASASASAKAAEAGPPTDRGVQVTEHGATAALIQWPDQRPIPGIRMYQIQYNSSADDILVYRMIPAESSSFLLTDLASGRTYDLCVLAVYEDSATGLTATRPVGCNRFSTEPALRPCGAPHAPFLGGTMIIALGGVIVASVLVFIFVLLMRYKVHGGQPPGKTKASAPVSSVCSQTNGALGPMPAPPAPEPSAPRAHTVVQLDCEPWGPSHEPMGP, from the exons ATGGCCGTCCTCCCGCTGCTCCTCTGCCTGCTGCCGCTGGCCCCTGCCTCATCTCCACCCCAGCCAGCCTCACCCAGCCCGTGTCCCCGGCGCTGCCGCTGCCAGACACAGTCCCTGCCCCTAAGCGTGCTGTGCCCGGGGGCAGGCCTCCTTTTCGTGCCACCCTCGCTGGACCGTCGGGCGGCCGAGCTGCGCCTGGCGGACAACTTCATCGCGACTGTGCGGCGCCGGGACCTGGCCAACATGACAGGCCTGCTGCACCTGAGCTTGTCCCGCAACACCATCCGCCACGTGGCCGCCGGCGCCTTCTCAGACCTGCGCGCCCTGCGCGCGCTGCACCTGGATGGCAACCGGCTGACCTCGCTGGGCGAGGGGCAGCTGCGCGGCCTGGTCAACCTGCGCCACCTCATCCTGAGCAACAACCAGCTGGCGGCCCTGGCGGCCGGGGCCCTGGACGACTGCGCCGAGACACTGGAGGACCTCGACCTCTCCTACAACAACCTGGAGCAGCTGCCCTGGGAGGCGCTGGGCCGCCTGGGCAACGTCAATACGCTGGGCCTCGACCACAACCTGCTGGCTTCCGTGCCCGCCGGCGCCTTTTCCCGCCTGCACAAGCTGGCACGGCTGGACATGACCTCCAACCGCCTGACCACCATCCCGCCGGACCCGCTCTTCTCCCGCCTGCCGCTGCTGGCCCGGCCCCGCGGCTCACCTGCTTCCGCCTTGGTGCTGGCCTTCGGCGGCAACCCCCTGCACTGCAACTGTGAGCTGGTGTGGCTGCGGCGGCTGGCGCGGGAGGATGACCTGGAGGCCTGCGCCTCCCCGCCGGCCCTGGGTGGCCGCTACTTCTGGGCAGTGGGTGAGGAGGAGTTTGTGTGCGAGCCCCCCGTGGTGACCCACCGCTCACCGCCCCTGGCTGTGCCTGCTGGTCGGCCAGCCGCCCTGCGCTGCCGGGCGGTGGGGGACCCCGAGCCCCGCGTGCGGTGGGTGTCACCCCAGGGCCGGCTGCTGGGCAACTCCAGCCGGGCGCGCGCCTTCCCCAACGGGACACTGGAGCTGCTGGTCACCGAGCCGGGAGATGGCGGCATCTTCACGTGCATCGCAGCCAACGCAGCTGGCGAGGCCACGGCCGCTGTTGAGCTGACCGTGGGTCCCCCACCGCCCCCTCAGCTAGCCAACAGCACCAGCTGTGACCCCCCGcgggacggggagcctgatgcCCTCACCCCGCCCTCTGCTgcttctgcctctgcctctgccaAGGCGGCTGAGGCTGGGCCCCCTACTGACCGTGGTGTCCAGGTGACGGAGCATGGTGCCACAGCGGCTCTCATCCAGTGGCCAGATCAGCGGCCTATCCCGGGCATCCGCATGTACCAGATCCAGTACAACAGCTCAGCCGACGACATCCTCGTGTACAG AATGATCCCGGCCGAGAGCAGCTCCTTCCTGTTGACGGACCTGGCGTCAGGCCGCACCTACGATCTGTGCGTGCTCGCCGTGTACGAGGACAGCGCCACGGGGCTGACCGCCACACGGCCGGTGGGCTGCAACCGTTTCTCCACCGAGCCGGCGCTGCGGCCCTGCGGGGCCCCACATGCGCCCTTCCTGGGCGGCACCATGATCATCGCGCTGGGGGGTGTCATCGTGGCCTCCGTCCTGGTCTTCATCTTCGTGCTGCTCATGCGCTACAAGGTGCACGGCGGCCAACCCCCCGGCAAGACCAAGGCTTCCGCGCCTGTCAGCAGCGTGTGCTCCCAAACCAACGGCGCCCTGGGCCCCATGCCGGCCCCGCCGGCCCCTGAGCCCTCTGCACCCAGGGCCCACACCGTGGTCCAGCTGGACTGTGAGCCGTGGGGGCCCAGCCACGAACCCATGGGACCCTAG